One genomic segment of Plasmodium vivax chromosome 9, whole genome shotgun sequence includes these proteins:
- a CDS encoding PF16 protein, putative (encoded by transcript PVX_092145A): MSKAVQQIFEDYNRSRAQFTQSIYDMCLKAHHMEVIISTDIIMLLRPLILDKVPIVQQNATQILGKMASHSEEVALTILQNDVLPHLVYCLKHENKNYRKNCANTLRCLASHNAKLANLVAEEENCIDNLVDSLDEYDVRLKEACLNALCAIGKHDVDLSKQLMAKGIIPLVILSLQEKDTNLVRSSLNILTELSKHTNEIAKEVVDNNALPHLIKFLDHTDVQVKRYACNCLAQIAKHKEELTELIIESDVFPRVIYLLNDSDDVVKKNCANCLKEMSKHNEDICKIIARAGSLPFLCECIEQSSKGAVKLPAILCIGFIASFSESLSLNIILSNAIPILKKCLIGEEEDYIKASCVWAVGNIGKHSSSHAKKLSDENLLIILVNLYNANDSSDDLKKKVKLSFKGVIQKVTDLESLEPVFLKATAKLAKYCICQFAKIIPKSPAHKKAFIKSGCLKRLQEMKNSEEAKKVEMEINAINKSFPEDVVNYYTPGYSETLIKRIDQAGKS, from the exons atgagcaaagcCGTTCAGCAGATATTCGAGGACTACAACCGGTCCCGGGCGCAGTTCACGCAGAGCATATACGACATGTGTCTGAAGGCACACCACATGGAGGTCATAATCAGCACGGACATCATCATGCTGCTGCGGCCGCTGATCCTTGACAAGGTTCCCATCGTGCAGCAGAACGCAACCCAGATTTtaggcaaaatggctagtcaCTCGGAGGAAGTGGCTCTAACGATTTTGCAGAACGATGTCTTGCCACACCTAGTCTACTGCCTAAAGCATGAAAATAAGAACTACAGGAAGAACTGCGCGAATACTTTGCGGTGTCTAGCTAGCCATAATGCCAAGCTAGCCAATCTCGTagcggaggaagaaaattgcaTAGACAATCTTGTAGATTCATTGGACGAATATGACGTACGGTTGAAGGAGGCCTGTCTGAATGCACTCTGCGCGATTGGGAAGCATGATGTAGATCTCTCGAAGCAGCTGATGGCCAAGGGGATCATCCCTCTGGTGATTCTCTCCCTACAAGAGAAGGACACCAATTTGGTCAGAAGCTCTCTGAACATATTAACAGAGCTGAGTAAGCACACCAACGAAATTGCTAAAGAGGTGGTGGACAATAATGCCCTCCCACATCTCATCAAATTTTTGGACCACACAGATGTGCAGGTAAAACGGTATGCATGTAACTGTCTAGCTCAAATTGCAAAACATAAGGAAGAGCTAACAGAACTTATAATTGAAAGCGACGTATTTCCGAGAGTCATATACCTCCTAAATGATAGTGATGATGTAGTGAAAAAGAACTGTGCCAATTGTTTGAAGGAAATGAGTAAACATAATGAAGACATTTGCAAGATTATTGCTCGTGCAGGTAGTCTTCCTTTCCTATGTGAATGCATAGAGCAGTCATCAAAGGGGGCGGTCAAACTGCCAGCCATCCTATGTATTGGCTTTATTGCCTCCTTCTCTGAGTCCCTCAGCTTAAATATCATTCTGTCAAATGCAATtcctattttgaaaaagtgcCTAATtggggaagaggaggactACATCAAAGCTTCCTGCGTGTGGGCCGTTGGGAATATTGGCAAGCACTCTTCCTCTCATGCGAAGAAGCTATCTGATGAGAACCTCCTCATAATTCTTGTCAACTTGTATAATGCAAATGACTCATCGGATGacttgaagaagaaggtgaagcTCTCCTTCAAGGGCGTCATTCAGAAGGTCACCGATTTGGAGTCCCTGGAACCCGTTTTCCTGAAAGCCACGGCCAAGCTCGCCAAATACTGCATCTGCCAGTTCGCCAAAATCATCCCGAAGAGCCCCGCCCACAAGAAGGCCTTCATCAAGTCCGGCTGCCTCAAGCGCCTGCAG GAAATGAAGAACTCCGAGGAGGCCAAGAAAGTCGAGATGGAGATAAACGCCATCAACAAGTCCTTCCCCGAAGACGTCGTCAACTACTACACCCCTGGCTACTCGGAGACGTTAATTAAGAGGATTGACCAGGCGGGCAAAagctga
- a CDS encoding hypothetical protein, conserved (encoded by transcript PVX_092150A) yields MVDAEHSHRPHGGKAIPKGGLSKQEQDVVNSMQNRVPTQDGLIAGKITRLLQQYSLLNHRNGQVLQMIRAYVKHNVESFSLIRLCVCVNYFLNLKMEGDRSFNFVITNSFVKKIKNDEFLDLYGVCLIAKFILRERVTHGGLLSLLASLVRSKADETSSPLDVYNLVVSLLSIQSGGLLRGGQAATQGGTQSTSQTATQTATQTAAQPAAQPATQLNEQNVHTLLQLYLQAEKVKNDQLILIVNTLSGIDRTAFFHQMDLAKGQRVQLYEALLRRVNLEERFDGKVLALFLFSLQRMVKLGEISEGVFFHTVVNLAAAFREAAVGTKRQAMRVHSSGAVTQKWGGGGNPQGRENRKVAPKGVEVPTGGGPSGPSGIGSIGGMGGLDGNPVGEVAQVGGPPSRTHFNLQEIGMVLQFYGALVGVPRGRRSSPGKEGHVASHSVDAEDSSLEDSAADHSFVASLAGERTRLGKLYGPSVLLLKESLLLYAQASYEKKVKMNTLDFCTLLKGLSSVFQNTLLDRNILPIFRNFLKHNGKRITIKELQRILKLIFEKREMDFFPFLCGGKNCSFFDHLHSVLLRSVLSESPSWWNEERVEACIMCFYYMSFLSFNANTYLVVNQFVLEQVTGGRAVALVPYVVLSRFNYHRLEVRAAEAAGVVTVADAAGVVTVGEAAGGARNDRLPQTKHVTDDFDRMDRLYQLINRHLEKYKTFFVLNCIYALTKFLKNNRTSAFPPFSKFHFPELFHKLNDRLFMHSGLERQSEGKNHIPTSYDYFVNYVKYNYCLSFLCLYVDLGSLLQRVPLGVEFPFAFYTPFNAYLTAAFLANYERLLGSGGFAVPRGASEGSNEAVRGATASATASTTAFTTNATALPFARELVNPPRREIQMEKKKLLKSVMKYASAHCKVMSVHDLIHLIKAFKLVAPLMGRDSLTTLHTCMSIFTRRGNVKTSTSFELLTELIKFMYHFELQNGEVFDDCHDKMVDMLILTFRIVFKNLPDRADSNYLGMLQFSLLYVSHFVRGANLVFDSLSLTDLKRADYFTGLSPMNLDKYPQSSCTFQLQILKVLKGVVKNEKRLLNEYRVGDTPYTVDILIT; encoded by the exons ATGGTAGATGCAGAG CACTCCCACCGCCCGCATGGGGGAAAGGCCATCCCAAAAGGGGGCCTCTCAAAGCAAGAACAGGACGTAGTCAATTCTATGCAAAACAGGGTGCCCACCCAGGATGGACTGATTGCGGGTAAGATCACTCGCCTCCTCCAACAGTACAGTCTGCTGAACCATCGTAATGGGCAAGTCCTGCAGATGATACGTGCCTACGTCAAGCATAACGTGGAAAGCTTTTCCCTCATCAGactatgtgtgtgtgtaaattattttttaaatttgaagatGGAAGGAGATAGAAGCTTCAATTTCGTCATCACCAATTCGTTCGTAAAGAAGATTAAGAATGATGAGTTTTTGGACCTCTACGGCGTTTGCTTAATCGCTAAGTTTATCCTCAGGGAGAGGGTTACACATGGGGGCCTCCTCTCCTTGCTGGCCTCTCTGGTGCGCAGCAAAGCGGATGAAACGTCCAGCCCGCTCGACGTGTACAACTTGGTGGTTTCTCTCCTGAGCATTCAGAGCGGGGGGTTGCTGCGGGGGGGTCAGGCGGCCACGCAAGGGGGGACTCAATCCACCAGCCAAACTGCTACGCAAACCGCTACTCAAACCGCCGCTCAACCCGCCGCTCAACCGGCCACCCAGCTGAACGAGCAAAACGTGCACACACTGCTCCAGCTCTACCTCCAGGcagaaaaagtgaaaaacgaTCAACTCATCCTGATTGTCAACACCTTGAGTGGCATAGACAGAACGGCCTTCTTTCACCAAATGGACTTAGCGAAGGGTCAGAGGGTCCAACTGTACGAGGCCCTCTTAAGACGAGTAAACCTCGAGGAGAGGTTCGACGGGAAGGTACTTGCGCTCTTCCTATTTAGTTTGCAAAGAATGGTTAAATTGGGGGAGATATCGGAAGGGGTCTTTTTCCACACTGTGGTGAACTTGGCTGCGGCCTTCAGGGAGGCTGCTGTGGGGACGAAGCGGCAGGCGATGCGGGTGCACTCCAGCGGAGCAGTGACTCAGAAGTGGGGCGGAGGGGGGAACCCCCAGGGGAGGGAAAACAGGAAGGTGGCCCCCAAGGGGGTAGAAGTTCCAACGGGGGGTGGTCCCAGCGGTCCCAGCGGTATCGGTAGTATCGGTGGTATGGGTGGTCTGGATGGCAACCCCGTGGGGGAAGTTGCCCAGGTGGGGGGCCCCCCATCGAGAACCCATTTTAACCTACAGGAGATCGGCATGGTGCTGCAATTTTATGGCGCCCTGGTGGGGGTCCcccgggggaggaggagcagcccGGGGAAAGAAGGCCACGTAGCTTCGCACAGCGTGGATGCGGAGGACTCCTCTTTAGAAGACTCCGCTGCGGACCACTCCTTTGTGGCCTCCCTGGCTGGGGAAAGGACCCGCCTGGGCAAGCTGTACGGGCCGTCAGTGCTCCTGCTGAAGGAAAGCCTCCTTCTGTACGCCCAAGCGagttacgaaaaaaaggttaaaatgAACACCCTCGATTTCTGCACCCTGCTGAAGGGACTCTCAAGCGTGTTCCAAAATACGTTGCTAGATCGAAACATACTTCCTATTTTTAGAAACTTCCTAAAGCATAATGGGAAGAGGATTACAATAAAGGAGTTGCAGAGGATCCTAAAgttaatttttgaaaagagagaaatggacttcttccccttcttgtgTGGGGGTAAAAATTGCTCCTTTTTCGACCACCTGCACAGTGTACTTTTAAGAAGCGTCCTCAGCGAATCACCCTCCTGGTGGAATGAAGAAAGGGTGGAGGCTTGCATCATGTGCTTCTACTATATGTCCTTCTTAAGCTTCAACGCGAACACGTATCTTGTGGTGAACCAATTTGTCTTGGAGCAGGTGACAGGCGGCCGCGCAGTCGCCCTCGTGCCCTACGTCGTTCTGAGCAGGTTTAACTACCACCGGTTGGAGGTGAGGGCGGCGGAAGCGGCAGGAGTAGTGACAGTGGCAGACGCGGCAGGAGTAGTGACAGTGGGAGAGGCGGCGGGCGGCGCCCGCAACGACCGACTGCCCCAAACCAAGCATGTCACAGACGACTTCGACCGAATGGACAGGCTCTATCAGCTAATAAATAGACACCTCGAAAAgtataaaactttttttgtgctaAACTGTATTTACGCGCTTACCAAGTTTCTGAAGAATAACAGGACAagtgctttcccccccttttcaaaatttcaCTTCCCCGAGTTATTCCACAAATTGAACGATCGGCTGTTCATGCACAGTGGATTGGAGAGACAGTCAGAAGGGAAGAACCACATCCCCACCAGTTATGATTACTTTGTTAATTATGTGAAATACAATTACTGCTTATCTTTTCTTTGTTTGTATGTCGATTTGGGTAGCCTTCTCCAAAGGGTCCCCTTGGGGGTTGAATTTCCATTTGCCTTTTACACCCCTTTTAATGCGTACCTTACGGCGGCGTTTTTAGCCAACTACGAACGGTTGTTAGGGAGCGGCGGTTTTGCGGTCCCCCGGGGGGCTTCAGAAGGGTCGaacgaagcggtgagggggGCTACCGCTTCTGCTACCGCGTCTACTACCGCGTTTACTACCAATGCCACTGCACTTCCGTTCGCGCGAGAGCTGGTGAACCCCCCGCGGAGAGAAAtccaaatggagaaaaaaaaactgctgaAAAGCGTAATGAAGTACGCAAGCGCGCACTGCAAGGTGATGAGCGTGCACGACCTTATCCACTTGATCAAGGCGTTCAAATTGGTAGCCCCCTTGATGGGCAGGGACAGTCTGACCACGCTGCACACGTGCATGTCAATTTTCACTCGCAGAGGAAACGTTAAGACGAGCACCAGCTTCGAGCTGCTAACAGAGTTGATCAAATTTATGTACCACTTTGAATTGCAAAACGGGGAAGTGTTTGACGATTGTCACGACAAAATGGTGGACATGTTGATACTCACGTTCagaattgtttttaaaaatttacctgACCGTGCAGACAGTAACTACCTCGGTATGCTGCAGTTTTCCCTCCTGTATGTATCTCACTTTGTGCGCGGAGCAAATTTGGTTTTCGATTCGCTATCCCTCACCGATTTGAAGCGGGCGGATTACTTCACGGGCCTGTCGCCGATGAACTTGGACAAGTACCCCCAGTCGTCGTGCACATTTCAG ttacaaattttaaaagtccTTAAAGGCGttgtcaaaaatgaaaagaggcTACTAAATGAATACCGCGTCGGCGACACACCGTACACGGTTGACATTCTtataacgtaa